Proteins from a genomic interval of Rosa chinensis cultivar Old Blush chromosome 2, RchiOBHm-V2, whole genome shotgun sequence:
- the LOC112187657 gene encoding geranylgeranyl pyrophosphate synthase, chloroplastic, with amino-acid sequence MSCVNLSSWGQTCSMLNRSRSPSLHLLHSLRARPVSFASPKGRRPSSVTAILTKQETVKEQKEESGKPSFNFKTYMVEKAESVNRALDAAVSLKDPITIHEAMRYSLLAGGKRVRPVLCVAACELVGGSESLAMPAACAVEMIHTMSLIHDDLPCMDNDDLRRGKPTNHKVFGEDVAVLAGDALLSFAFEHLAVSTVGVEPSRIVRAVEELARSIGSEGLVAGQVVDIHSEGLSDVGLEHLEYIHLHKTAALLECAVVLGSILGGGSDSEIEKLRTFARYIGLLFQVVDDILDVTKSSQELGKTAGKDLVADKVTYPKLMGIEKSKEFAEKLNRDAQEQLVGFDQEKAAPLIALANYIAYRQN; translated from the coding sequence ATGAGCTGTGTGAATCTGAGCTCATGGGGCCAAACCTGTTCAATGTTGAACCGATCCAGATCCCCATCTCTCCACCTCCTCCACAGCCTCAGGGCCCGACCCGTTTCCTTCGCTTCTCCGAAAGGACGCCGACCCAGTTCCGTCACGGCAATCCTGACCAAGCAGGAGACTGTGAAGGAGCAGAAAGAGGAATCCGGGAAGCCCAGTTTCAATTTCAAGACCTACATGGTGGAGAAGGCCGAGTCCGTCAACCGGGCCTTAGACGCCGCCGTTTCGCTGAAAGACCCGATTACGATCCACGAAGCGATGCGGTACTCTTTGCTCGCCGGAGGCAAACGGGTCCGACCCGTTCTGTGTGTCGCCGCGTGCGAGCTCGTCGGAGGTTCTGAGTCCCTCGCCATGCCGGCGGCCTGCGCCGTCGAGATGATCCACACCATGTCGTTGATCCACGACGACTTGCCGTGCATGGATAACGACGACCTCCGCCGCGGGAAGCCCACCAACCACAAGGTTTTCGGCGAAGACGTCGCCGTTTTGGCCGGCGATGCGCTTCTATCATTCGCGTTCGAGCACCTCGCCGTCTCCACCGTCGGCGTGGAGCCTTCTAGAATCGTCCGAGCCGTGGAGGAGCTTGCCCGGTCAATCGGGTCGGAGGGATTGGTGGCGGGTCAAGTCGTGGATATCCACTCGGAGGGGTTATCCGATGTGGGACTGGAGCACCTGGAGTACATACACCTCCACAAAACGGCGGCTCTTCTTGAATGTGCAGTTGTTCTCGGGTCGATTTTGGGAGGCGGGTCGGACTCGGAAATCGAAAAGCTCCGGACTTTTGCGAGGTACATTGGGCTGTTGTTTCAAGTTGTGGATGACATTCTGGATGTGACGAAGTCTTCACAGGAATTGGGGAAGACTGCTGGGAAGGACTTGGTGGCTGATAAGGTGACTTATCCTAAGCTAATGGGGATTGAGAAATCGAAGGAATTTGCGGAGAAACTTAATAGGGATGCACAAGAACAGCTCGTCGGATTCGACCAGGAAAAGGCTGCTCCTTTGATTGCTTTGGCTAATTACATTGCTTACAGGCAAAATTGA